The Candidatus Methylacidiphilales bacterium genomic interval CGCTTGATTCAGTGACGAAGAACCCCAGGCGGCGCATCATTTCAAAGCGGACCTTGTCGCGCGCGAAGACCCGCGGATTTTCGAGGGCCTTGAAGAGGATCGGATAGGCATCCTGGCCGCGATAATTGAATTCGAGGAAGAAAGCCACGTGGTTGATCCCGGCAACCTTGTAGCTGATGTCCTCGTAGGGCAGGCCGGCGTAATTGGCCAGTTGATGGGAAGTGCCCTGCACGCTGTGACAGAGACCGACGGAGGGAATCTGGCACACCCGGTCGATGGCCATCATATTCATGGCCATGGGATTCGAGTAATTGAGATAGAGCGGATCGGGGGCACCGAAATCGCGCAGGGCATTCCCCACCTTGACCAACTCCGGCATGGTGCGCAGGGCGCGGAAGACCCCGCCCACACCCAGGGTATCCGCTATGGTCTGGCGCAGGCCGTATTTTTTGGGAATCTCGAAGTCCGTCACCGTGGCAGGCTTGTATCCTCCCACTTGGATCATCGTGATGACATAGCGGGCTCCGGTGCAGGCTTTTTTGAGGTCGAGGGTGGATTCCACTTTTGCTTTCACCCCTAGTTGTTCGACCACCTTGCGGGCGAGGATGTCAGCCACCCGCAGGCGGGCCGGGTCGATGTCCATCAGGCAGAGGGTGGAAGCTTCCAGTGCCTTGTTTTGTAGGATGTCGCAGATGAGGGTTTTGGCGAAGACAACCGAGCCAGCGCCGACGAAAGTGATTTTGGCCATAGCTCATACAAGCCATCCAAGCCTTGGACCACAACTTGCAGAATGTGATCTTTGATATACAATTTGTGATATTCTTTCTTAGAGAGCCCGTGAAAGACATCCTCCTTGATTTGTATGCCGCATCCCCGCACGAGGCCGCCATCCACTCCTCCTACCACTGGGATAACCACGACCGACGTCCTTTCAGTTTGATCCTGCAATACACATGGAGCGGGGAAGGGCGTCTCCGGCGGAACAAGCGTGAACAAATTTGCGGACCCGGCCAAGCGATGATGATGCGACAGGGCGATCCCACCACTTACTATTATCCCACTGATGGAACGATCCCCTGGGAATACTCTTGGATCAACTTTGTCGGGGCAGAAGCACTTTGGGGGGGATTGATCCAGCGCTATGGGGATATCGTGACCCTGGATAGCGACGGAGAAACCATCGGCTTGCTCAGACAAATCACCCGGCTCTATCACAACAAGGAATTTCAAGACCGCTACCACACGAGCGAACTCTTGGTTCGCCTGCTTTCCTCCTTGGCCCGCGAATTGGGGCAAATACGGGAGGTCAACCAATCCCCAGTGCGACACGCCCAGGATTACCTCCGCGACCACCATCGGCGACCCATCAACATCAAGGAAGTGGCCGCCCAGTTTGGGATTTCACGGGAACATTTCGCACGCATGTTCCATGCGGAAACGGGGAAAACCCCAGCTGTCTTCTTGCGGGAGTTACGCCTACAAACCGCACGACGACTTTTGTGTGGCACGAACATGCCGGTGCGACAGGTGGCGGAACAAAGCGGGTTCGGCAGCAGCACCCATTTTTGCCGGGCATTCCGGATAGCTCAAAAGATGTCGCCGGAAGCATACCGGAAGAACAGAGAGCAATCCGCTAGAGGGAAAACTATAAAACGAGGTGATAGCCGGGCGAATGTCCCAGCCGAGGCAAAGGAAATGCCCACCTAGGGGGTAACCCTCAGCGCTTGCGGCGCTTGAGGTTGAGCATGGCGACCGACTTCTGGATGCTGGCGGCGAGGGCTTCGGCTTCGGAGCCGGTGGGTTTTTCCAGGAGTGCTTTCCGGGCCCGCTCAAGGGCCTCTTCCACCTTGTTCTCGTCAATTTCGGATTCCTGCAGGGCCATGTCGGTCAGCACGCGCACGAATTGGCCGGTCACTTCCACAAATCCGCGGCCCACCGCCAAGTGCTCGGTCTTCCCGCGCTTGGTCACACGCAGTTCCCCGGGGTTGACCAGGGTCAGGAAGGCCTCGTGCATGGCCAGGGCCCCGAACTCGCCCTCGCTGCCGGGGACGACGACGGAGTCGACCTCGGCCTCGTAGGCTTTTTTCTCGGGGGTGATGATCTCGAGGTGGATGGTGGGCATATGGAATACCGATGACGGAGGACGGACAACCGTGGACGGATTATTTCTTGTCGACGGTGTCGATGCCGCCCTTCATGTAGAAGTTGGCTTCGGGGACTTCATCATGTTTGCCTTCGAGGATTTCCTTGAAGCCGCGCACGGTCTCGACGATCGAGACATACTGGCCGGGCGTGCCGGTGAAGACTTCGGCCACGTGGAAGGGCTGGGACAGGAAGCGCTGGATTTTACGGGCGCGGTACACAGTGAGTTTGTCTTCCGGGGACAATTCGTCCATCCCGAGGATGGCGATGATGTCCTGGAGGTCCTTGTACTTCTGCAGCACGCGTTGTACACCGCGGGCGACCTCGTAGTGCTCCTGGCCGACGACTTCGGGGGCCAGGGCCTTGGAGGTCGAGGCCAGCGGGTCGACGGCGGGGTAGATGCCCAATTCGGCGATTGACCGTTCCAACACGATGGTGGAGTCAAGGTGGGCGAAGGTATTGGCCGGGGCCGGGTCGGTCAAGTCGTCAGCGGGCACGTAAACGGCCTGGACCGAGGTGATGGAGCCCTTGTTGGTCGAGGTGATGCGTTCCTGGAGCTCGCCCATTTCCGTGGCCAGGGTGGGCTGGTAACCCACCGCCGACGGGGAACGTCCGAGGAGCGCGGACACTTCGGAGCCGGCCTGGGAGAAGCGGAAGATGTTGTCGATGAAGAGGAGCACGTCCTGGTTCTTTTCATCGCGGAAGTATTCCGCCATGGCGAGACCCGAGAGGGCGACACGCATACGGGCGCCTGGGGGTTCGTTCATCTGGCCGTAGCAGAGGGCGACCTTGGATTTGCCGATGTCCTTGAGGTTGATGACGCCGGCATCGGCCATTTCATGGTAGAGGTCATTGCCTTCGCGGGAGCGTTCGCCGACGCCGGCGAAGACGGAGTAACCGCCGTGGGCCTTGGCGATGTTGTTGATGAGTTCGAGGATGACGACGGTCTTGCCGACGCCGGCGCCGCCGAAGGCCCCTGCTTTGCCACCCTTGGTGAACGGGCAGATGAGGTCGATGACCTTGATGCCGGTTTCAAGGATCTGCGCCTTGGTGTCCTGCTCGGTGAGATCCGGGGCGGGACGGTGGATGGGGTAACGCTTGGTGTGCGGGACTGGACCGAGTTCGTCAACAGGTTCGCCGAGAACATTGAAGATGCGTCCGAGGATGCCCTCGCCGACGGGGACGGAAATGGGCCCGCCGGTGTCGACCACGGGCATGCCCCGCTTGAGACCATCGGTGGAGGTCATGGCGACGGCGCGGACCCAACCATCGCCGAGGTGTTGTTGCACTTCGAGGATGATGCGTTGTTCCTTGCCCTGGGAGGTGAATTTCACTTCCAGTGCCTGGAGGAGGGAGGGCATGTTTTTTGAGTCGAATTCCACGTCGACGACAGCGCCAATGACTTGGACAATTTTACCGGTGTTACTCATGGAGTTATTTCTGATTGGTGATTTCTGATTTGAGATTCTTAGGAATTCATCGCCATCTGGGCGGCGGCGATTTCGAGGATTTCGTTGGTGATGCCGGCCTGGCGCACCTTGTTGTATTCGAGGGTCAGGTCCTTGATCAGGGACTTGGCATTGTCGGTCGCGCTCTTCATCGCGACCATGCGTGCGCTGTGCTCGGAGGCCCGGGCTTCGAGGATCATGTGGTAAACTTGGAAGTGGATGTAGGCCGGGAGCAATTCCGACATGACCGTTTGCGAGCTGGGTTCGTAGTGGTAATCAATGTTCGGTGCCTTGTCGAGGGACTCGCCGGCATCCTTGCCCGCGAGGGCAATCCCGGCGCCGGTCAATTCTTCCATGGGGAGAATCCGGGTCGCCACGGGCTTCTGCACCAGGGTGTTGATGTAGTGGGTGTAGAGGACCGTGACCGCATCGGCCTCGAGGGCGGTGAATCGGTCGATGAGGAACTGGGAAACCTGTTTGCACTCCAAGAAGGACGCCTTCTCGCTGATTTCGAAATCCGCCAGGAGGTGTTTTCCGGTGCGGGCGACAAAGGCCTTGGCCCGTTTGCCGATGGTGACGAAGGAGGCATCATCCGGGAAGGAATTGGTTTCGCGCAAAAGGTTGGTATTGAGCGCCCCGCAAAGCCCCTTGTCCGTGCTGATGACCAGAACCAACTGCTTCGATCCCTGTTTGCTTCTGCCCCAAAGAGGATGGTGGATGTCTTCGGCCCGTTCCTTGAGATCGTGGATCATGCGGTCAAGACCCTCGGCATAGGAACGGCCGGAAAGGGCGGCCTCCTGGGCCTTGCGCATCTTGGACGCGGCCACCATCTGCATCGCCTTGGTGATCTGGGCGGTGTTTTTGACCGACTTGATGCGCCGGCGGATGTCGCGTGTGTTGGCCATGATGTTTTACCGCGAAGGGCGCGAAGCCCGCGAAGTGTTTTTGATGTCGGAAGCCCCGAGGACCACCCGTTTGAATCCCTGCTTGAGCAGAGGGACATTGAAGTTAATTAAGAAGCCCAAAGATAGGCCCGAAAGTTTGAGGTATGAAATCATCTGAGCCTGATGTACCGGCAGCAACTGTTCCACTGATTTAAGTTCCACGATGATTTGCCCCTCGACCAAAATGTCGATGCGATAACCCGCATCCAGCTCAAGTCCCTTGTACGCAACCGGCAGGGCAACTTGAGCGCGTGCATGGATGCCGCGGGAAGAAAACTCATGAAGCAGGCAGGCTTCATAAGTCGACTCAAGTAGACCGGGACCGAGTTCGCGGTGTACCGCCAAAGCGGCATCCAGAACCTGGCCTCCAATTTCCTCAATATCTTTCATCTTCGCGATCATCGCGTTCTTCGTGGTGAAAATTTTGTCTTCAGCTGTTGATGGTCTTGAACTCTTCGATGGCGGCCTTGAGTTGGGCGGTGAGGC includes:
- a CDS encoding AraC family transcriptional regulator, whose translation is MKDILLDLYAASPHEAAIHSSYHWDNHDRRPFSLILQYTWSGEGRLRRNKREQICGPGQAMMMRQGDPTTYYYPTDGTIPWEYSWINFVGAEALWGGLIQRYGDIVTLDSDGETIGLLRQITRLYHNKEFQDRYHTSELLVRLLSSLARELGQIREVNQSPVRHAQDYLRDHHRRPINIKEVAAQFGISREHFARMFHAETGKTPAVFLRELRLQTARRLLCGTNMPVRQVAEQSGFGSSTHFCRAFRIAQKMSPEAYRKNREQSARGKTIKRGDSRANVPAEAKEMPT
- the atpC gene encoding ATP synthase F1 subunit epsilon, whose protein sequence is MPTIHLEIITPEKKAYEAEVDSVVVPGSEGEFGALAMHEAFLTLVNPGELRVTKRGKTEHLAVGRGFVEVTGQFVRVLTDMALQESEIDENKVEEALERARKALLEKPTGSEAEALAASIQKSVAMLNLKRRKR
- the atpD gene encoding F0F1 ATP synthase subunit beta → MSNTGKIVQVIGAVVDVEFDSKNMPSLLQALEVKFTSQGKEQRIILEVQQHLGDGWVRAVAMTSTDGLKRGMPVVDTGGPISVPVGEGILGRIFNVLGEPVDELGPVPHTKRYPIHRPAPDLTEQDTKAQILETGIKVIDLICPFTKGGKAGAFGGAGVGKTVVILELINNIAKAHGGYSVFAGVGERSREGNDLYHEMADAGVINLKDIGKSKVALCYGQMNEPPGARMRVALSGLAMAEYFRDEKNQDVLLFIDNIFRFSQAGSEVSALLGRSPSAVGYQPTLATEMGELQERITSTNKGSITSVQAVYVPADDLTDPAPANTFAHLDSTIVLERSIAELGIYPAVDPLASTSKALAPEVVGQEHYEVARGVQRVLQKYKDLQDIIAILGMDELSPEDKLTVYRARKIQRFLSQPFHVAEVFTGTPGQYVSIVETVRGFKEILEGKHDEVPEANFYMKGGIDTVDKK
- the atpG gene encoding ATP synthase F1 subunit gamma — its product is MANTRDIRRRIKSVKNTAQITKAMQMVAASKMRKAQEAALSGRSYAEGLDRMIHDLKERAEDIHHPLWGRSKQGSKQLVLVISTDKGLCGALNTNLLRETNSFPDDASFVTIGKRAKAFVARTGKHLLADFEISEKASFLECKQVSQFLIDRFTALEADAVTVLYTHYINTLVQKPVATRILPMEELTGAGIALAGKDAGESLDKAPNIDYHYEPSSQTVMSELLPAYIHFQVYHMILEARASEHSARMVAMKSATDNAKSLIKDLTLEYNKVRQAGITNEILEIAAAQMAMNS
- a CDS encoding GxxExxY protein, with the translated sequence MIAKMKDIEEIGGQVLDAALAVHRELGPGLLESTYEACLLHEFSSRGIHARAQVALPVAYKGLELDAGYRIDILVEGQIIVELKSVEQLLPVHQAQMISYLKLSGLSLGFLINFNVPLLKQGFKRVVLGASDIKNTSRASRPSR